In the Magnolia sinica isolate HGM2019 chromosome 15, MsV1, whole genome shotgun sequence genome, one interval contains:
- the LOC131227620 gene encoding uncharacterized protein LOC131227620 isoform X1: MSATVLSDPMAISAPDSQTQSSAVKMTTNGQIEVLSAKCECCGLTEECTPAYISRIRERHQGRWICGLCAEAVKYEINRSSRRIGMEEALNRHLTFCEKFSPSAPLNPTQLLISAVRQVLRRSLDSPRGGMRSTPNSPRRDGGEDGARRAAILARSESCLSTMGRKRTEG, encoded by the coding sequence ATGTCGGCCACGGTTTTATCCGATCCAATGGCTATCTCGGCGCCTGATTCTCAAACTCAATCCTCAGCCGTCAAGATGACAACCAACGGCCAGATCGAGGTCCTGTCTGCGAAATGCGAGTGCTGTGGCCTGACGGAGGAGTGCACGCCGGCTTACATCTCCCGAATCCGggaacgacatcagggccgttgGATCTGCGGCCTCTGCGCCGAGGCCGTGAAGTACGAGATCAACAGATCGTCGCGACGTATCGGGATGGAGGAGGCCTTGAATCGGCACCTGACGTTCTGCGAGAAGTTCAGTCCGTCGGCGCCGCTGAATCCGACGCAGCTCCTGATATCGGCCGTACGGCAGGTGCTGAGGAGGAGCCTGGACTCGCCACGTGGAGGGATGAGATCGACTCCTAACAGCCCGAGGAGGGACGGAGGAGAGGACGGCGCGAGGCGAGCCGCGATTCTCGCCAGGAGCGAGAGCTGCCTCTCGACCATGGGCAGGAAGAGGACGGAAGGGTAG
- the LOC131227620 gene encoding uncharacterized protein LOC131227620 isoform X2, protein MTTNGQIEVLSAKCECCGLTEECTPAYISRIRERHQGRWICGLCAEAVKYEINRSSRRIGMEEALNRHLTFCEKFSPSAPLNPTQLLISAVRQVLRRSLDSPRGGMRSTPNSPRRDGGEDGARRAAILARSESCLSTMGRKRTEG, encoded by the coding sequence ATGACAACCAACGGCCAGATCGAGGTCCTGTCTGCGAAATGCGAGTGCTGTGGCCTGACGGAGGAGTGCACGCCGGCTTACATCTCCCGAATCCGggaacgacatcagggccgttgGATCTGCGGCCTCTGCGCCGAGGCCGTGAAGTACGAGATCAACAGATCGTCGCGACGTATCGGGATGGAGGAGGCCTTGAATCGGCACCTGACGTTCTGCGAGAAGTTCAGTCCGTCGGCGCCGCTGAATCCGACGCAGCTCCTGATATCGGCCGTACGGCAGGTGCTGAGGAGGAGCCTGGACTCGCCACGTGGAGGGATGAGATCGACTCCTAACAGCCCGAGGAGGGACGGAGGAGAGGACGGCGCGAGGCGAGCCGCGATTCTCGCCAGGAGCGAGAGCTGCCTCTCGACCATGGGCAGGAAGAGGACGGAAGGGTAG